Within the Nicotiana tabacum cultivar K326 chromosome 11, ASM71507v2, whole genome shotgun sequence genome, the region CAATTTTTGGCTCTGGCAAAAGTTTATGTGATGTACATTACACGTACAGATTGTTACTGCATCATCACAGGAATTTGAATCTCAAAAATCAGAATTGATCACCATATGTAGCTTTTGTCTCAAAAATAATTTGGAATGATAATCGCGCGAcattattacttatatatttaaACTAATTGGTCATTATAGAAAAGAATATAAATCCATTCGGACCATTTCTTATTAACAAGTGAAGTTTTATTTGGTAAATACGTATCCGCACTAAGTacttatattaaattattatcaATTTTTCATGAATAAGTGATAGAATTTTATATGCAAGTTATCCACGTAAAATATCAGTGTTATGTAAGTTCATCACCTCCTCTCATTTTGATCAAATATTGTGTAGGAATATTAGGACGATTGTATATTATATTACATGAATTTTCGCAGTAATCATTTATAtaacggcaaagggccaaatatatccATTTACTTTCGAGAATGGTCTAAAAATATCCATCGATATACTATTTGGTTATCTATatccctgcagtcatactttgggttcaaatatacccttcatttaaacggagggacacgtgtcatcgtcatattggtcaattctaaatatctcctaattaattttaaagactcattacccatacacgagaaataattttttaaagcaattttttttgtaaaaactaaaattatttttactaaaaactgaaaaaaaaaaaaatattttttttttcagtttttacaaaaaaaatgctttagaaattatttttactaaaaattaaaaaaaaaagaaaatatttttttttcagtttttacgaaaaaactgctttagaaataattgaaaaatattttctataacaatgtttttgtaaaaactgaaaatcaattttctaaagcaattttttttgtaaaaactggaaaaaactgaatttttttttttactaaaaactgaaaaaaacgaaaatattttttttcaggttttacaaaaaaactgctttaaaaaaagactgaaaaatattttctaatacaatatttttgttaaaactggaaaaaaaactaaaaagtaattttctaaagcaatgtttttgtaaaaactgaaaaaacaaatattttcttttttttttttttttagttaaaaatatttcagtttttttcaatttttaattgctttagaaaattactttttaatttttatttcagtttttacaaaaatattattttagaaaatatttttcagtttttttaaagcagttttttgtaaaaactggaaaaaaaatattttcggttttttcagtttttagtaaaaaaaatttatttagttttttccagtttttacaaaaaaatattattattcgtgtatgggtaatgagtcttttaaattaattatgagatatttagaattgaccaacaggatGATGACACGTGttcctccgtttaaatgaggggtatatttgaacccaaagtatgactgcaagTGTATATATAACTCAATAATATAACGAGAGGTATTCTTAAAGTattttcgaaagtagaggggtatatttgaccctTGCATTTTATATAAAGTTATATCTTTATAACCCACCATACTATTGGGCACCCCCACGGTCCCCCACCCCAACAAGAGAAAAGTAAAGCAGCAAGTTGAATCAGTAAATAATATTCTTAAGCTCATTTTATAGTGGTAAGCACTAAAAAGCACAACTTTTTACTTTTACTTGATCATGCAAAGTAGCTTTTTTTTCTTTACATTTGTTCTACTAATATTTAAAAAGCTTCcccattaaaagaaaaaaaaatcaaatttttccTTATATTATTCAAAATTAAGCAGTGTTGCCCTCTGTCAAAATTTTGGCCTATATTAACCACGCATACGCCAAAAAAATAGTCTCATTTTGACCCTTGATCCTTAAGGAAGTTCCAACTCGATGGTAAATTTAAATCATAATTAAAGATTGAAGGATAACTTGCACCTTTTTTTTCGAAGATTTGGATATGTGGACCCATTACGCTGAAGGGTAAACAACCCGAGTAAATACGAGACAATTTGCTAATAACGGTATAATTGAACCTAAAGATGATGAAAATTTAGATCAATTTTGGATAGTATAAAAAGCAAATTTGcaacttttccaatttaaaaAGAATGGATTAGGCTGGCCCATAGCTTTACGTTGTTTCCAATTACACTCCCTATACTTTTTGCATGCCATTTGTTCATAAATAAAAAACATAATAGAAAAAGAAATTATGACAACCTTTTTCCTTAAATACTCATTGAAGCAACCATATCTCAAACTCTCTCACACTCTTAGCTAATAGCTCTAAAATTTTCTCAAGAAAATGGCTAAAATTCTCcattttcttctcattttcatgtacattttcttttctttcttctttcctctAATTTTCTCAGATTCTTCAGTTGATGGTTTTATTTATGGTGGTTGCTCACAAATAAAATACTTACCAAACTCGCCTTACGAGTCGAATCTCAACTCACTACTCACTTCCCTAGTTAACTCAGCAACTTATTCATCTTACAACAAATATAGCATTGTGGGGTCCACGCAACAAGATATGATCAACGGTCTATATCAATGCAGAGGTGATTTGTCCATGCCGGATTGCGCCACGTGTATAGCGCGATCGGTGAGTCAACTCACCGAGTTATGTCCACAGACTTGTGGTGGAGCTCTACAATTACAAGGGTGCTTTATAAAATATGATAATAGTTCTTTTTTGGGCTCAGAGGATAAAAGTGTAGTTATGAAAAAATGTGGGCCGTCAAATGGGTTTGATTTGGATCAAATGGGCCGAAGGGATTCAGTTTTGGGCGGTTTAATGGGTGGTAATGGGCTTTATAGAGTTGGTGGGTCGGAAGATGTACAAGGTATGGCCCAATGTATAGGAGATTTAAGTATGGCCCAATGTCAAGATTGCTTATCGGAATCGATCGGACGGCTGAAAAAAGAGTGTGGCGGTGGAGTGTACGGTGATATGTTTTTGGGAAAATGTTATGCTAGGTATACAACTAGTGGAgctcatatttatgctaaaccTAATCATCATGGTAAgtgggatttttatttttttaaagttaaattacatTTTTGAGACTTTAAAACTTACCTTCTTACGCTTACGGTGTTCATATATATACAGTCAGACCTCTAtataacaacatccctatataacaacatttttctataaaagccaagctttttcggaactaatttttatgttatgttatatcAGGATCGGAATTGTTATATAGGTTTCAATAAAGGCTTAAATTACATTCGTTTGATTCACCAATTTTACTAACAAGATGATCGAGATCAAAAAAGCAACATAAGTTGTTATTTCAACcgttcttttgttttattattaagCGTAATATAGATTTCAttaccttattttattttattttttattttaatctttCCACATTTTGGTATCTATGTGTGAATTATATCTAAaagaagttaaaagaaataatttaagAGGAGTAGGGATATTCACATTTATTCTCATATATAGTTTAAGGTTCTTTTTCTACAAAGAATATGATCTTtcatttttggaaaaaattaaaTAAGAGCCTCAAGAATGAATAAATAAGATCATCTTTTTCAATAGTTTGTTTTAGATATATTACGCTTTAACTTATTTGGACCATTCTTAAAAATGATACTGTATAGCCGccgtaaaaataatagccgaaaaaatatataaaatttgtatatttctGCTAACATATGTAAATTAGAATTGCGCACTCTATTTTGTAAATTTGTAAATTTAAATTAGAATATGTAAATTtgtaaattttatacactttttcggctaacATATGTAAATAATTTCTGGCACAAGAGTGATGATACTTCATTCTTTTAGGGAATTAGTTAGAATTGCGCATTCTATTTTAATTCATAATATAGAGTATGTATTTAATATCTCTAATTAAACTCATGCAGATTCTCATAGTGAGAGTGAGAAGACATTTGCACTGATCATTGGATTATTAGCTGGGGTTGCCCTTCTCATCATTTTCTTGACTTTCATGAGAAGAATATTTGCAAGAAATGGTAAAAGCAATTTCTTAATTACTCTTATTTATAacatttatcttttatttctactatttaaGAATTTTTTGCTCATATAATATTGTAGTAATTAATTATGTTCTCTTGTTTTACTTTTTGCAGgtaaataaattataaatgaGTTCTGAAAAATTTATCTGCTTTTGCTGGCATTTTACTCCATGATCTACGTCAACTTgtccttctcttttcttttcatgtATTTAGTCTTTTTAGAGAGagatttattttatattattgatCTTCTTTGAAAAGTAGATTTCGAAGTGAAGATGAGCTCTAGGGATGTGTActataaaaaaatttgaaaaaagcaAGAACAAAAAGCCTAAGATTCCACTCACTTTGATGTAAAGAAATTGCTTTTGCTTTTTGTGAATGCTGATCTTGGATCCTTTCACATGCGATGCTGGATTATGAATTATTCCCtttgtttcattattttattACTTGGACTATCAGTAATATCATCCTTATACATTATATATAACCTTTTTCTTCTTATTATCAACTTCCCATGCAGACTTTGCATGGGGTGCACGCACCCAACAAAGAATAGAGATATAATGTGGCTTGAATCTCTCCGAGAATATTACTACTACTCTTTCGGTTTTTATTTTTCGTCTGGTATTCGGTATTCATATTATgtcttaattaaatttaaattcgCGTCGAAAAGTCACACATTAAGAAATAATACGCTACCTaataagaataattctaaaacTTATGATTAAAGATGAAGGGGTAACCCTTACCCTTGATGGTTACTAGTGTACTTTCTTCTATGGCCATAGATTTGGAAAGTGCTAAAACATTACTGCAAAGTTGGCACACTTATTTGTCTCgaataaaatatttggaccaCAAAAGTTATATCCTATGAAGTATGATCTAGAAAAGTTTGAATTTATCAAGAAATTAAAGTAGTGGATCAATCAAAATTGCCTTATTGGATACATGATCCGAAAATTTCTCTGtgtcaaaaataatatcattGAGATCGACACCTAGAGGAAAATTAGATCAAATGAAAGAAAAGGTTCCACGACTTATTGGTATAGTTGTTTCTTTTGAGAAAATGTTCAGCACGGTTAATTTTTCAGTAAGGCCGGTTTGGACCTTCGAGACAATATCATAAATGGTTTAATTTATATACACTgataatatgattttttttttatgttaaagTAGTATGTGTATTTAACTTATTCATGTTAATAATTACCTAATTTATTATCTAGGTTTAATATTGCAGTTATTATTTATAGATGGTTATATATAGCTATTTTCTAAATAACATGATAATGCAAAATTCTTTTATATCATCCGTGTATAGAAGTTATActctgtttacccgaaaaacggatagagttgaatttatacgtagttctaagaatACGTGATTTAAATTGATACAAATTGAAAAAGATATGTAAATGAATATCGAAAttagttataaaagaaatgaatgcaaaCCGAATGAACTAGTTAGTCTAAACCTTCAAGTTTTATCACCTTCAAATTGAGTGAAGAATGATTGGTAGAAGAAACAATATGACTAAATATCAAAAGCCAAAAAAGAATagtatttgctctcttttctgTATATCTCAAAATGAATCTGTCTCCTCTACAAATGATAACAACTCTTAATATAGTAGGGGAATTccattttggatataattaaaaatacatagtagggatcccatgatagattaattaattagtttttccttgATTCAAGCTGTGGTTTCTGTCGAgattctccccctaattgtggctATAACGGCTTTTTtgtttcttggctcgatcttgatcttggccgatctcgatccTGATTATTTTCTAGGGCTTgagctcgatcttggccgatctctaTTTGTTCGACCTCGATGTCTCGAGCTCGATCTTGTCCGATCTCTATTTGTTTGACCTCGATGTCTCGAGCTCGATCTTAACCGTTCTCGATCTAGATTGGTTTTTGGGGCTCGAGCTCGACAACCAAACTCCGCATCATGGCTCGATATTATAATGACGAACCTTGGTCCATCATGTTCTAATATCGAAAGGCAAACCCGGTTTTGAccttatacagatagtcccctcgtttctcggaaagaagatagcgagaaacgatatgaattttTGAACTCCAACTATATGGGCAATGACATCAGCGACGAGCCCGATTGTGATGTATGCGACAAACTTCTCGTCGGTCCAGTTACTAAGGCATTAAATGCGCATAAGTCGATGGTCGGCCACTACCAGTTTTGAACCGTCGTTGTGAAACCAATAAATATCCCCCTTCTTCATCATTTCAAACTTTTACTTTCAAATATTTTTCATTCCAATCTTCATAGTTCTTTGCCTTCTCCAAAGCTCCTATTTCCAGGTTTTCaaatttctttgcttgttcttcctaaAACACCAAATACTTCAATATCCATTCTTCTTTGTTCACAAAAACTAAATGGCCAAAACATCTAAAAACGTTCTGCAGAAAGAGGTTGCTTCCTCATCTCGGTCGGCCGGCGAGAAACCAGTAGTGGAGCCACGCCATGAAGAACTTTTTCCCGGGATGTGTGTTATTGATTCtgactttaaggtcgagaaaccctCATCGGTTGTTGGTCGATGCGAGTCGGTATCGAGATACATATGCTCAATATCCCCAAGCATTCTTGATCTGGTGAAGAAAGATTGCATTGGGAAAACAAAGAGGTTGTGATACCGGCATCGGAGAAAgcgatcactacccacgtggaagggtcccttagtatttacacttatcctttcacgttgggtcccctCGATCTGGACATCGTCAATTTCTGCAAGAAATACCatgtgaccctcggccaaattcacccttctttctggaggatcgtgataCTGCTACATttcttcgtgagcaaaatcgACGGGCTTCCCTTCACCCCCAACCACCTCATAAGATTATATAGCCCTCGACTCTACCGAGGTGGGCTGATAAAGCTTCAACGCCGGGCCACCAAGGCGTTCACCTCGAGTATAGATAAAGACAAAGATCAGGGCTAGATGGGCTGGTTTGTTCGGGTGAAGACCTCAGACCTAATCCCAGTTGAGCGCATGCCATTTCctaagaaatggaatatgaaacatAAGTATGATCCCATCATTAATTTCCgtttgttgtttttacttcttcCTCCTTTCTTATCAGTGTTGTTCTCAATGCAATCGTTGCTTGGATGTCGGGTGCGATTTCCCACCTCGAGAACTGGTCAGGAGCCTAGTTTAGACATCAATATACGCCGAGCGCGCGTGGcgcgatttgtcaaagggccggtgggaggtTCGTACTCATGGTAAGCTTCCTTCTTGGCTTACCGATTTACCTATCGTTCAAGCATTTTTTCAAGTATGAGTTTACTTACTTTCTCCTTTTGTAGGTATGAGAAAGGATGCGGCTATGAGACCCCTGTCCGGTGATGAAGAAGATTTACCGCCTATCTCGAAACCGGCAAAGGTGATTAAGAGAAAAAGGCCTAAAACTCCGAGGGTCAAAAACCCAAGAAGAGAGCGGCCCGTAAACCCAAGGGGAACATAATCCACTGACTATGGAGTCAGTCCAAAGactaagggaagaagaagaagaagaagaagaagaagaagaagaagaagaagaagaagaaggtgattCTGGGATGGTGGCCCGTGCACGAGCTAGCACCGATATTCAGAAAACTTCAGAATCGGTGGGAGTTGATACTGCTCCGTCTAATCTCGATGAGGTCGATGAGGAGACTCCGGCCCAAGTTCCCGAGCCAAGGGGAACCGAAGATGATTTACCTCGGGGCGAAGAGACTGTTGAAGAGGCGGTGTGTGCCGATGCAAAAACTGGGCTTTAGGCTTGTCAAGACGGAGGCGGCGCCCCAAAAACCTTACTTGGGACAATAGAGATCGGGGATTCCCCCTCGTTTCCTTCATTCTCCAAGTCGATGATACATGATGCTCAGGCCGTGGAGACTTGTCACGGGGAGGGAGACCATGGAGAGGAAGATCCTTTCCGTGGTTATTTTGTTGGGGTAGAAGATGTCACCAGTCTGAGTGACTTGGAGGCTCCGAAGAAGAGCTCGGGCGAGGTGAAAGCGTCTTGTCTTTTCAACAAAGCTCAACAGGCCCTGAATCAggtaagttcatattttctttatcaattttcatacttgtatttttctttccttgtataattccttctttctatttttgtaggCCTCTTTGCTTCATCACGAGGCATTTTTTTGATCCCGAAGGAAGCTGAGCCGGTACAAAGCCGAAAATCAAGGGCTTACTGAGGAGAGATATGCCTTcaagcttcttagtgagaagAGAGAAGGAGAAGCTAAAGGACTTCGGGCTGAGCTAGAAGCATCTCGGAAAGAACAAGCTGATCTGGCCGAGTAGGTAAAAAGAATCTTTGAAGTTAATGACACTGACTCGGGCGTGATGGCTAACAGTTTGGTCCCACATGTCCAGCAAAAATTCAATGTAATCAGGAAGCTTCGTGTTGAAGTGGACGCAGTGAAAGCAGAGGTCGAGGAGTAGAAGAAGAATATGGACCACCTTGCCTCAGAAAAGGAGGTTGCCCGAGCTCAACTGGCTTCGACTGAGACCCAACTCCGAAGCTTAAAAGAGAAGGCCTTGGTTCAAGCCAAGAAAATCAAGAAGTTCCAGTCTCGGTTGGGCTCAGCAACTTCTGATCGAGAGAGACTGGCCACAAAACTTGCAGCAGCCAAATCGGAGGTCGAAATAGCCACGGCTAATGTTGATGCAATGGTGGCCGTCTACCTGTCCGATGTTAAAGCTGCTCAGGTTTGAGCAAAGGAGGTTGCCGAGGCTGCTCAGGATCGAGCAAACTGGGTTGACGAGTATGCTACATGCCACTCTCGAagggagactctcgaggagatccatgctcgtggcttcaaTATTATAGCCGAGATCGAGAATGCTAAGGAGCTTGAAGCCGAAACCAGAGTGTTGGATTTTCCTGATGATGATGATACCGGGAGTATGAGCGGATCTGAAAGCGAAGGAGGCCACGAGGACGAAGATGTTACTCCCAGAGAGGGCTAAGTCCTTTAGGATTagtattttttgtgtttcttttaagacCTTTTCGGTCTTTTGTAGAGAAACTTGATCGGGCCATGCTACCCTTGTAAATGATTTCTGACATATATATAAAAGTTTTCTTCCTTTATGccttataaaattatgaagttgtattctaagaTCTGAGGTTTAGACAATTTGATTGGAACTGAATTAGTATAGCTCTTAgactttatgatcgagtgagtgcttgctcgaacttgaattaaggtaacccttaggttttttattttagcGAGGATGGTCTCTCGAACTCAACACAAAAAACAACCCTTAGGCTTTTGTAAA harbors:
- the LOC107797982 gene encoding plasmodesmata-located protein 7 yields the protein MAKILHFLLIFMYIFFSFFFPLIFSDSSVDGFIYGGCSQIKYLPNSPYESNLNSLLTSLVNSATYSSYNKYSIVGSTQQDMINGLYQCRGDLSMPDCATCIARSVSQLTELCPQTCGGALQLQGCFIKYDNSSFLGSEDKSVVMKKCGPSNGFDLDQMGRRDSVLGGLMGGNGLYRVGGSEDVQGMAQCIGDLSMAQCQDCLSESIGRLKKECGGGVYGDMFLGKCYARYTTSGAHIYAKPNHHDSHSESEKTFALIIGLLAGVALLIIFLTFMRRIFARNGK